The Novosphingobium sp. SL115 genome includes a region encoding these proteins:
- a CDS encoding ParB/RepB/Spo0J family partition protein has translation MNDIEMIPLGKLRLSEANVRRQDSNLFIEELAANIEAKGLLQNLIVAPAKKRGMFDVTAGGRRLRALSFLAEASKLPKDHPVACRVLNIDAAEQSELSLIENVIRLDMTPTDEIRAYKHFVNEGSDLDAIARRFGRTRRFIEGRLRLADLADPIFAALEEGKITLDVAKAYATTPNHERQMLVWNELSNSWQGNQADSIRRMVTHSAVRSSSPMAKLASEDDYLAAGGRIERDLFTEDGGETWIDAEIAQRIAGEKLQAFATQVAETSGYAWVRPILETRVTYGATEDLHQVHLEPAPLTEEEQAEADRLMETISALEAISEALDEDDEAAAAEIQERWDAATNAYDALHDKPPVIPDELQANVGCFVIIGADGEPAVASGLYSDKPLEKRKSRGTADAPGGADTGTGEGAGAPSAPKPLSQKLVEELAVQRRDILAINLAANPAIALDYLIFAIADSRALYSAQALGTTLRAPSPSLYLANYPDSPAHTLMADMRETLDMSWTEHCRTVDRFAAFSALDDDAKASWLAWCMAKTLEASMGIDKKAGQSGPEPIDLHDHLAALMGINVASHWRPTSANYFDRVSKQTLLAHVSEVGGPTMAASFMGSKKGDLSASCEKLFAGETIVAPEVKEAALAWVPEAMRFRVIAASEAEDDQAPTDAEVEPGHEGEGEAQEPAEDRDVDAAEPVEA, from the coding sequence ATGAACGACATCGAGATGATCCCGCTTGGCAAGCTGCGCTTGTCCGAGGCCAATGTGCGCAGACAAGACAGCAACCTCTTCATCGAGGAGCTCGCCGCCAACATCGAGGCCAAGGGCCTCCTCCAGAACCTGATCGTAGCCCCGGCCAAGAAGCGGGGGATGTTCGATGTGACCGCTGGCGGTCGCCGCTTGCGCGCGCTGAGCTTCCTGGCTGAGGCAAGCAAGCTCCCCAAGGATCATCCGGTCGCCTGCCGCGTGCTCAACATTGATGCCGCCGAGCAGTCCGAGCTTTCGCTGATCGAGAACGTGATCCGTCTCGACATGACCCCGACCGACGAGATCCGCGCCTACAAGCACTTCGTCAATGAGGGCAGCGACCTCGACGCGATCGCCAGACGGTTTGGCCGCACGCGCCGGTTCATCGAAGGCCGCCTGCGGCTCGCCGATCTTGCCGATCCGATCTTCGCCGCGCTCGAGGAAGGCAAGATCACCCTCGACGTCGCCAAGGCCTATGCGACGACGCCCAACCATGAGCGCCAGATGCTGGTGTGGAACGAGCTCTCAAATAGCTGGCAGGGCAACCAGGCCGATTCCATCCGGCGGATGGTCACCCACAGCGCGGTCCGTTCGTCCTCGCCGATGGCAAAGCTCGCGAGCGAGGACGATTATCTCGCGGCCGGCGGCCGGATCGAGCGCGACCTTTTCACCGAGGATGGCGGCGAGACCTGGATCGATGCCGAAATTGCCCAGCGCATTGCGGGCGAGAAGCTCCAGGCCTTCGCCACCCAAGTCGCCGAAACTTCGGGCTACGCCTGGGTGCGTCCGATCCTCGAGACTCGCGTGACCTACGGCGCAACCGAAGACCTGCACCAGGTCCATCTTGAGCCCGCCCCGCTGACCGAGGAAGAGCAGGCTGAAGCCGACCGCCTCATGGAGACGATCTCGGCGCTCGAAGCGATAAGCGAAGCGCTCGACGAAGACGACGAAGCGGCGGCTGCCGAGATCCAGGAACGCTGGGACGCCGCGACCAATGCCTACGACGCGCTCCACGACAAGCCGCCGGTGATTCCCGACGAGCTCCAGGCCAACGTCGGCTGCTTCGTTATCATCGGCGCCGACGGCGAGCCGGCTGTTGCCAGCGGGCTCTACAGCGACAAACCGCTCGAGAAGCGCAAATCGCGAGGGACTGCCGATGCACCGGGCGGTGCGGACACCGGGACAGGGGAGGGCGCAGGTGCGCCCTCGGCGCCCAAGCCGCTGTCGCAGAAGCTGGTCGAGGAACTCGCCGTCCAGCGCCGCGACATCCTGGCGATCAATCTCGCCGCCAACCCGGCGATCGCTCTCGACTATCTGATCTTTGCCATCGCGGATTCGCGTGCGCTCTACAGCGCACAGGCGCTCGGCACGACGCTGCGCGCGCCGTCGCCTTCGCTCTATCTCGCCAATTACCCGGATAGCCCGGCACACACCTTGATGGCCGACATGCGCGAGACGCTCGATATGTCCTGGACCGAGCACTGCCGCACGGTTGACCGTTTTGCCGCGTTCAGTGCGCTCGACGACGATGCCAAGGCGAGCTGGCTTGCCTGGTGTATGGCCAAGACCCTCGAAGCGAGCATGGGCATCGACAAGAAGGCAGGTCAGTCCGGCCCCGAACCGATCGATCTCCACGATCACCTTGCCGCGCTGATGGGCATCAACGTCGCGAGCCACTGGCGACCGACCTCGGCCAACTACTTCGACCGGGTCAGCAAGCAGACGCTGCTCGCCCATGTCAGCGAGGTCGGCGGGCCGACCATGGCGGCAAGCTTCATGGGCTCGAAGAAGGGCGACCTCTCGGCGTCCTGCGAGAAGCTGTTCGCGGGCGAAACGATCGTCGCGCCCGAGGTCAAGGAAGCTGCGCTCGCCTGGGTGCCCGAAGCCATGCGGTTCAGGGTCATTGCTGCCAGCGAGGCCGAGGACGATCAGGCGCCGACCGATGCCGAGGTCGAACCAGGGCACGAAGGCGAGGGCGAAGCACAGGAACCTGCTGAGGACCGGGACGTCGACGCGGCCGAACCGGTCGAAGCCTGA
- a CDS encoding ArdC family protein produces the protein MTRHPKPDVAQVITDLILEKIAAGTAPWLKPWSATSTRPLRHNGVPYSGINTFYLWAVAESRGYTSPYWMTFRQAAELGGHVRKGESGSFSVFYSSARKTDTDRLTGEATERTIRFMKWNHVFNASQIDGLPGHYYPEPPDPAAIGELSAGVRDFLEAIPIRVVHGGDSAHYSPGTDTVTLPNPSAFHSIEAYFSTRCHELGHATGAAKRLNRQFGKRFGDDAYAFEEIVALSGQSAPSLTHH, from the coding sequence ATGACCCGCCATCCCAAGCCCGACGTTGCCCAGGTCATCACCGACCTGATCCTCGAAAAAATCGCCGCGGGCACCGCGCCGTGGCTCAAGCCCTGGTCGGCGACCAGCACTCGCCCGCTGCGTCATAACGGCGTTCCCTATTCCGGGATCAACACCTTCTACCTCTGGGCTGTCGCCGAGAGCCGCGGGTACACCAGCCCTTATTGGATGACTTTCAGGCAGGCGGCCGAGCTTGGAGGGCACGTCCGCAAGGGCGAGAGCGGCTCGTTCAGTGTGTTCTATTCCTCGGCGCGCAAGACCGACACCGATCGCCTGACCGGTGAGGCGACCGAGAGGACCATCCGGTTCATGAAGTGGAACCACGTTTTCAACGCCTCGCAGATCGACGGGCTTCCGGGGCATTACTATCCCGAGCCTCCCGACCCGGCGGCAATCGGCGAATTGTCGGCGGGAGTGCGCGATTTCCTCGAGGCGATCCCGATCCGCGTCGTCCACGGCGGCGACAGCGCGCACTATTCGCCGGGGACCGATACGGTCACCCTGCCGAATCCTTCCGCGTTCCACTCGATCGAGGCGTATTTCTCGACCCGCTGCCATGAGCTGGGTCACGCCACCGGCGCCGCCAAGCGGCTCAACCGGCAGTTTGGCAAGCGCTTCGGCGACGATGCCTATGCCTTCGAAGAAATCGTGGCCTTATCTGGACAGTCTGCACCGTCCCTGACGCACCATTGA
- a CDS encoding tyrosine-type recombinase/integrase — protein sequence MDTSGASIVIQERRTADGLDSYIPVILRDGAIYDLHLERYFLDLPLNGSRSRHSLRAHGYDVLVWVRFLASARGKSVWQADANDVGAYHRARRRSDAEFRISASTWNRAIASLDKLYRWAEREGLIELTPFTHRQVWRRSHDGHRAAVTGRNDAYERAARRSDVRFIDLTDYRAFREVGLRGLTVEGTERPGARDRNGARNALFADLLVTTGLRLEEASHLLAAEIPVCDARSERQRRVELPAALTKGDRGRSMLLPRRLLPVFDAYIAVERAAAVAKFAQRRGWEAIDRPIFIHSPSFGQRALPLVGGGTMDMEVVTPDERARLVICADDGTPREAAVLWLTEVGHPVLPNSWEAIFARASRRCTDAGIPVRLSPHQLRHSFAVHMLAMLIQRRLADAAAPVGAMEGYRQLVGDPLQQVQRLLGHSSLATTSIYLDHLATRADTVDAAVEELLALVPGYLRS from the coding sequence GTGGATACTTCAGGTGCGTCGATCGTCATTCAGGAGCGCCGGACGGCGGATGGCCTGGACTCCTACATCCCGGTAATCCTGCGTGATGGTGCGATCTATGATCTCCACCTTGAGCGCTACTTCCTCGATTTGCCGCTGAACGGTTCGCGTTCGCGACACTCGTTGCGCGCCCATGGCTATGATGTTCTGGTCTGGGTTCGCTTTCTCGCTTCGGCCCGTGGCAAGTCTGTTTGGCAAGCCGATGCCAATGATGTCGGTGCCTATCATCGTGCCCGGCGGCGCAGCGATGCTGAGTTCCGGATTTCGGCATCGACGTGGAACCGGGCGATTGCCTCTCTCGACAAGCTTTATCGATGGGCCGAACGGGAGGGCCTGATCGAGCTTACGCCTTTTACGCATCGTCAGGTCTGGCGACGATCGCACGATGGGCACCGGGCGGCGGTCACGGGCCGCAATGACGCCTATGAGCGCGCAGCCCGTCGTTCCGACGTCCGTTTCATCGATCTCACCGATTACCGCGCCTTCCGGGAAGTGGGTTTGCGCGGCCTGACCGTTGAAGGGACCGAGCGTCCTGGAGCGCGTGACCGCAATGGCGCGCGCAACGCGCTGTTCGCCGATCTGCTGGTCACCACCGGCCTGCGCCTGGAAGAGGCATCCCACTTGCTCGCAGCTGAGATTCCGGTTTGCGACGCCCGCTCGGAACGTCAGCGGCGGGTCGAGCTTCCGGCGGCACTTACCAAGGGTGACAGGGGGCGAAGCATGCTGCTGCCGCGCCGTTTGTTGCCGGTGTTTGACGCCTACATCGCCGTTGAGCGAGCGGCGGCCGTCGCCAAGTTCGCACAGCGCCGTGGCTGGGAAGCCATCGACCGCCCGATCTTCATCCACAGCCCCTCATTCGGGCAGCGCGCATTGCCTCTCGTTGGCGGTGGCACGATGGACATGGAGGTCGTCACACCGGATGAACGCGCAAGGCTTGTTATTTGCGCTGACGATGGAACGCCGCGCGAAGCCGCGGTCCTCTGGCTGACCGAGGTGGGCCATCCTGTGTTGCCCAACTCGTGGGAAGCGATCTTCGCACGGGCGAGCCGCCGCTGCACGGACGCCGGCATCCCGGTCCGGCTTAGCCCCCATCAACTCCGGCATTCCTTTGCAGTCCACATGCTGGCCATGCTGATCCAGCGCCGCCTCGCCGACGCAGCGGCACCAGTGGGCGCCATGGAAGGTTATCGCCAGCTGGTCGGCGATCCGCTTCAACAGGTCCAGCGATTGCTTGGCCATTCGAGCCTCGCGACGACCTCTATTTATCTGGATCACCTCGCCACGCGTGCCGATACCGTCGATGCGGCAGTCGAAGAGCTGTTGGCACTTGTACCAGGCTATCTTCGATCATGA
- a CDS encoding integrase: MTAVQLLAESGDERDALPVLMSAPLRPGCDRAHISRYGDPVWDLAPGVFRDNARRCHVTIHFGGIKDPSIADALRQILHARLNVDLPGHRSRLEPAGVRGEANRTVRFFDFVKAQLGRFDLGRVDQTLVDRYAGTLRLAGLRPVAAAALLRIVFDLHELQHHLPTARLSFEPWPGRSPFSVAGAKHIAGENRTPRIPEAIMTPLLSWSLRYVTCHAGDILAARAELDLLEATRNRLIAAEEALDPAVRRLRQRQRLLDYVASLRQHGRGIPIWTTAHNGATRTDPQTGAVTPPINYHLIHLHAGINAQAEPAMHLGLATGAPDLIAAAIAELGTEIGGMDTPISADPDTGLPWRTRFDAKVLPLEEVMLQSAAYIVCAFLSGMRDSEIQAMRQGCLSITKAEDGTILRHRIKSTAYKGKRGGGEETEWVTIAPVAEAIDVLERLSARAGQARGTTTLWPVLTLRANTKTHVSAEIVRQLNRFRDHLNDQFGSAQAPVIPAGPDGRAWRLTTRQFRRTIAWHIANRPFGTIAGMIQYKHASVAAFEGYAGSSRSGFRGEIEAQRALGQIDDILVYFDERQSGARLGGPAANRVGVVLDTAAHELAPLPAMIADRPRLRTMLGSLARTLHVGPLADCFFDPATALCLNRSSEPGASGPMISMCEPVRCPNACIAERHRPAWQRGADEARLLLREKRLPEPQRVTLQAEVARIQRVLEQIAPGTATPHNGMAGEEEEAGLRVTD, from the coding sequence ATGACTGCTGTCCAGCTTCTGGCGGAGAGCGGCGATGAGCGCGATGCCCTCCCTGTGCTTATGTCCGCGCCTTTGCGCCCCGGCTGCGATCGCGCGCATATTTCACGATACGGCGATCCGGTGTGGGATCTGGCTCCCGGCGTATTTCGCGACAACGCCCGGCGCTGCCATGTCACGATACATTTCGGCGGTATCAAAGACCCATCCATTGCTGATGCCCTGCGCCAGATTCTCCATGCGCGGCTCAATGTCGATCTCCCCGGTCACCGTTCGCGGCTTGAGCCGGCCGGGGTGCGCGGCGAGGCCAACCGGACCGTGCGCTTTTTCGACTTCGTCAAGGCTCAGCTGGGGCGTTTCGATCTCGGCCGGGTCGATCAGACTCTGGTCGATCGCTACGCCGGAACCTTGCGCCTAGCCGGGCTGCGCCCAGTTGCAGCGGCAGCGCTGCTGCGGATCGTCTTTGACCTGCACGAGTTGCAGCATCATCTGCCGACTGCGCGCCTGTCCTTCGAACCGTGGCCGGGACGAAGTCCGTTTTCCGTGGCGGGCGCAAAGCATATCGCAGGGGAGAACCGGACGCCGCGCATTCCCGAAGCGATCATGACACCGCTGCTTTCCTGGTCGTTGCGCTATGTAACCTGCCATGCAGGCGATATCCTCGCCGCACGGGCGGAACTCGATCTCCTCGAAGCAACGCGCAACCGTCTGATTGCCGCTGAGGAAGCTCTGGATCCCGCTGTTCGTCGGTTACGGCAACGCCAACGCCTCCTCGACTATGTTGCATCCTTGCGGCAGCATGGGCGCGGCATTCCGATCTGGACCACGGCACATAACGGCGCAACGCGAACAGACCCGCAAACCGGCGCCGTCACGCCGCCGATCAACTACCACCTGATCCACCTCCATGCCGGTATCAACGCGCAGGCCGAACCTGCCATGCACCTTGGTCTGGCCACGGGCGCACCAGACCTCATCGCCGCTGCCATCGCAGAACTCGGCACCGAGATCGGCGGCATGGATACGCCCATTTCGGCCGATCCCGATACTGGCCTGCCTTGGCGCACCCGCTTCGATGCCAAGGTTTTGCCCCTCGAGGAAGTCATGCTGCAGTCCGCAGCCTATATCGTATGTGCCTTTCTCTCAGGCATGCGGGACAGCGAGATCCAAGCCATGAGGCAGGGATGCCTGTCTATTACCAAAGCCGAAGACGGTACGATCTTGCGGCATCGTATCAAGTCCACTGCTTACAAGGGCAAGCGCGGCGGCGGCGAGGAGACCGAGTGGGTTACCATCGCGCCGGTCGCTGAAGCCATCGATGTCCTCGAACGCCTTTCCGCGCGTGCGGGGCAAGCGCGAGGAACAACGACCTTGTGGCCAGTCCTCACGCTCCGGGCCAATACCAAGACGCACGTCTCTGCAGAGATAGTCCGGCAACTCAACCGGTTCCGCGATCACCTCAATGACCAATTCGGATCCGCGCAGGCACCCGTCATTCCTGCCGGACCCGACGGCCGAGCATGGCGTCTGACAACGCGTCAGTTTCGCCGCACAATCGCCTGGCACATCGCCAACCGGCCCTTCGGAACAATTGCCGGCATGATCCAGTACAAGCATGCCAGCGTTGCGGCTTTCGAAGGCTATGCTGGCAGCAGCCGGTCCGGATTTCGGGGAGAGATCGAAGCCCAGCGTGCGCTCGGCCAGATCGACGATATCCTTGTCTACTTCGACGAGCGGCAAAGTGGCGCACGCCTTGGCGGACCTGCCGCGAACAGGGTCGGAGTTGTGCTTGATACTGCCGCCCACGAGTTGGCGCCGCTACCTGCAATGATTGCCGACCGTCCACGTCTGCGCACCATGCTGGGCAGTCTCGCGCGGACATTGCATGTCGGCCCGCTGGCCGATTGCTTCTTTGATCCGGCAACTGCCCTGTGCCTGAACCGGAGTTCGGAGCCAGGCGCAAGCGGGCCAATGATCTCCATGTGCGAACCGGTCCGCTGCCCCAATGCCTGCATCGCCGAACGGCATCGCCCGGCATGGCAGCGCGGTGCTGATGAGGCACGGTTGTTGTTGCGCGAGAAGCGGCTTCCAGAGCCGCAGCGGGTGACGCTTCAGGCCGAGGTGGCCAGAATCCAGCGTGTTCTTGAACAGATCGCACCGGGTACCGCCACACCGCATAACGGTATGGCGGGAGAGGAAGAGGAGGCGGGTTTGCGGGTGACGGATTGA
- a CDS encoding ArdC family protein, with the protein MSRSYPATPRADVYSRITTEIVCAIEAGAGDWRMPWHHDGAATTRPQNVTSRRRYRGVNVLALWIAAEAAAYSSGLWGTYRQWASLGAQVRKGERGTTVVFWKQAASRADDDHDDGEAGPGRMFARAFTVFNLAQVEGYDPPPVAVLPEGERFGHAEAFVAALKIPVTEGAYDAHYRIDLDHIFMPTFASFRDASAQMGTLLHEAAHATGAKHRLDRNFAERFKRDSLAIEEICAELTASFVLADLGIAHHPRADHAAYVASWLRALKNDPRAIFTAASKAQAAADWMHAQQISNTCYDREAGETFVPRAAA; encoded by the coding sequence ATGTCCCGATCCTACCCTGCTACGCCGCGAGCCGACGTCTATTCGCGCATTACTACCGAGATTGTATGTGCCATCGAAGCCGGTGCCGGCGATTGGCGTATGCCCTGGCACCATGATGGCGCTGCCACCACCAGGCCGCAGAACGTCACCTCCCGCCGCCGCTATCGCGGCGTCAACGTGCTCGCGCTCTGGATCGCAGCCGAAGCGGCTGCCTATTCCAGCGGTCTTTGGGGGACCTATCGCCAGTGGGCATCGCTTGGCGCACAGGTCCGCAAAGGTGAACGCGGAACGACGGTTGTTTTCTGGAAGCAGGCCGCATCGCGCGCCGATGATGATCATGACGATGGCGAAGCCGGACCCGGCCGCATGTTCGCGCGGGCCTTCACCGTGTTCAACCTCGCCCAGGTCGAGGGCTATGACCCCCCACCTGTCGCAGTTCTACCCGAGGGCGAGCGGTTCGGGCACGCCGAAGCTTTCGTCGCGGCCCTCAAGATCCCGGTCACCGAGGGCGCCTACGATGCGCACTACCGGATCGACCTCGATCACATCTTCATGCCGACCTTTGCCTCGTTTCGGGATGCATCAGCACAGATGGGCACGCTTTTGCATGAGGCGGCCCACGCCACAGGGGCAAAGCACCGGCTCGACCGCAACTTTGCCGAACGTTTCAAGCGCGACAGCTTGGCGATCGAGGAAATTTGCGCTGAACTGACCGCATCGTTCGTACTCGCCGACCTCGGGATCGCTCACCATCCGCGGGCCGATCATGCCGCCTACGTAGCATCGTGGTTGCGCGCACTCAAAAACGACCCTCGTGCCATCTTCACCGCCGCCAGCAAGGCGCAGGCGGCCGCCGACTGGATGCACGCCCAGCAAATCTCAAATACGTGTTACGATCGCGAAGCTGGCGAGACATTTGTGCCTCGCGCTGCCGCCTGA
- a CDS encoding methyl-accepting chemotaxis protein: MSAFFFVGMKKQVAIEGSSMLDWFEKEAPIRTKFRALLIIYTSLATLGLIATSLLAFDLVSAPVAVAIGLAAVLAIVTTTMLATDRVCRPYVNTVVRMEALADGDTDQAIAYTNYQDCVGRMTKAMAAFRDNAVEVRNAREAQELVVTSLSGALSALADNKLNCEIQETFPGAYEALRADFNRAVASLSQAIQSVNQTAQTVMIGANEINTASDDLARRNEQQAASVEETSAALNQVTLGVNTMARSATEVQESIARTHEEASTGGAVVEQAVEAMAAIAKSADEINQIIGLIDGIAFQTNLLALNAGVEAARAGDAGKGFAVVATEVRALAQRSADAARDIRALISTSGIQVTSGVALVGQAGTVLSGIVARVGEISNEVSEIAKNAHSQAISLQQVNTAVTEVDRVTQQNAAMVEESTAAARSLSQEAQDLAGVVQRFDTGRSRKVEQVRQVKTAKAHSSVQSHSSSVRYQSTGSAALKVVGDHDWSEF, translated from the coding sequence TTGAGTGCTTTTTTCTTCGTTGGCATGAAGAAGCAGGTCGCAATAGAGGGTAGCAGTATGCTTGACTGGTTCGAAAAAGAAGCACCAATCCGGACAAAATTCCGGGCGTTGTTAATTATTTACACGTCTCTTGCTACTCTCGGCTTGATAGCTACTTCTCTTTTGGCGTTTGACCTTGTGTCGGCACCGGTTGCAGTGGCCATCGGACTGGCTGCCGTACTTGCAATAGTTACTACGACGATGTTGGCAACCGACCGCGTTTGCCGCCCATACGTTAATACTGTCGTCCGCATGGAAGCCTTGGCTGATGGAGACACCGACCAAGCCATTGCGTACACCAATTATCAGGACTGCGTCGGTCGTATGACCAAAGCTATGGCAGCGTTCCGCGACAATGCGGTTGAAGTGCGAAATGCGCGGGAAGCGCAAGAACTCGTGGTTACCTCGCTTTCCGGCGCTTTAAGCGCATTAGCCGACAACAAGCTGAATTGTGAAATCCAAGAGACGTTTCCGGGTGCTTACGAAGCACTGCGCGCCGACTTCAACCGCGCTGTGGCCTCGCTTTCTCAAGCGATCCAGAGCGTAAACCAGACCGCGCAGACGGTGATGATAGGCGCAAATGAAATCAACACCGCCTCAGATGACCTTGCGCGTCGCAATGAGCAACAGGCTGCCAGCGTTGAGGAAACCTCGGCCGCTCTCAATCAAGTCACGCTAGGTGTAAACACCATGGCGCGATCAGCAACCGAGGTGCAGGAATCGATCGCTCGAACCCATGAAGAAGCATCCACCGGTGGCGCTGTTGTAGAACAGGCAGTTGAAGCCATGGCCGCCATTGCTAAATCAGCAGACGAGATCAACCAGATCATCGGGCTCATCGACGGCATTGCCTTTCAGACCAATCTTCTTGCGCTTAATGCTGGCGTAGAGGCTGCGCGCGCCGGTGATGCCGGCAAAGGATTTGCGGTTGTTGCGACCGAAGTTCGTGCCCTTGCACAGCGTTCAGCCGATGCTGCCCGTGACATACGTGCGCTGATTTCTACATCTGGCATACAGGTCACTTCCGGTGTTGCCCTCGTCGGGCAGGCAGGCACGGTCCTTTCCGGAATCGTCGCCCGCGTCGGTGAGATCAGCAACGAAGTTTCTGAAATTGCGAAAAATGCCCACAGCCAGGCGATAAGTCTCCAACAGGTCAACACGGCTGTAACAGAAGTCGATCGTGTAACGCAGCAGAACGCAGCGATGGTCGAAGAGTCGACTGCTGCTGCGCGTTCTCTATCGCAGGAAGCGCAGGACCTTGCTGGGGTAGTCCAACGCTTCGACACCGGTCGCAGCCGTAAAGTGGAGCAAGTGCGCCAAGTTAAAACGGCCAAAGCCCACTCATCCGTTCAATCCCATTCAAGTAGTGTGCGATATCAATCTACCGGTAGCGCAGCCTTGAAGGTTGTCGGTGACCATGATTGGTCTGAATTCTGA
- a CDS encoding zincin-like metallopeptidase domain-containing protein yields the protein MTQATLCAEYGLPNELHDSHASYIHHWMKILRGDKTAILHAAAKAEQAVKWLRQFDPALAGELKEAA from the coding sequence CTGACGCAGGCTACGTTGTGCGCCGAATATGGCCTCCCCAACGAGCTCCACGACAGCCATGCCTCCTACATCCATCACTGGATGAAGATCCTGCGCGGCGACAAGACCGCGATCCTCCACGCAGCAGCCAAGGCCGAGCAGGCGGTCAAATGGCTGCGCCAGTTCGATCCGGCCCTGGCGGGCGAACTCAAGGAGGCGGCCTGA
- a CDS encoding DUF6927 domain-containing protein, whose product MGWLFMSRGGMSPFATPKAYLDNQCTYPPDPDKGRETGLRVLKSTVRSGAYYAACQSYDAEGPRETFAIICLVKWNPNARSGETFGYKDLTETMGPYHYDCPASILDLLGHPGNEYAANWREACRARLALTSRRKPRPGDMLVLAEPLMFTDGQSERSFRVVQSGKKTVLRRLSDGMGVKISKLMCRAWTIVPPPAAPSAS is encoded by the coding sequence ATGGGTTGGCTGTTCATGTCCCGCGGCGGAATGTCGCCGTTCGCTACGCCGAAGGCCTATCTCGACAACCAATGCACCTATCCGCCCGATCCGGACAAAGGCCGTGAGACGGGACTGCGCGTACTCAAGTCGACCGTCCGCTCGGGCGCTTACTACGCCGCCTGCCAGAGCTACGACGCCGAGGGTCCGCGCGAGACCTTCGCCATCATCTGCCTGGTCAAATGGAACCCGAATGCGCGGAGCGGCGAGACCTTTGGCTACAAGGATCTCACGGAAACGATGGGGCCGTATCACTACGATTGCCCGGCCTCGATCCTCGATCTGCTCGGACATCCCGGTAACGAGTACGCCGCCAATTGGCGTGAGGCTTGCCGGGCGAGGCTCGCGCTGACCTCGCGCCGTAAACCCAGGCCCGGCGACATGCTGGTACTGGCCGAGCCGCTCATGTTCACCGACGGGCAGAGCGAACGCAGCTTCCGGGTGGTCCAGTCCGGCAAGAAGACCGTGCTGCGCCGGCTCAGTGACGGGATGGGCGTCAAGATCAGCAAGCTTATGTGCCGCGCCTGGACCATCGTTCCGCCTCCCGCTGCGCCATCGGCATCGTGA
- a CDS encoding type II toxin-antitoxin system ParD family antitoxin: protein MPSSFTLGTHFEGFIKTQVNSGRYASASEVVRDSLRLLEEQDALRQARIEALRAEIGHGAASGAGIPADQAFANARKGIAEIASGAMGS, encoded by the coding sequence ATGCCTTCCAGCTTCACCTTGGGCACCCATTTCGAGGGCTTCATCAAGACCCAAGTAAACAGCGGCCGCTATGCCTCGGCCAGCGAAGTCGTGCGCGACAGCCTTCGCCTGCTCGAAGAGCAGGACGCACTGCGGCAGGCGCGGATTGAGGCGCTGCGCGCCGAGATCGGACATGGTGCCGCCAGCGGCGCGGGCATTCCCGCTGATCAGGCCTTTGCGAACGCACGCAAAGGGATTGCCGAGATCGCCTCTGGCGCCATGGGCAGTTGA
- a CDS encoding type II toxin-antitoxin system RelE/ParE family toxin produces the protein MRLKFSPAADADLVEIASFIARDNVPRAVTFIDELDAPSAKLGDFPASGGARSDIVSDCGPSRTAVT, from the coding sequence ATGCGTCTGAAGTTTTCGCCTGCAGCGGATGCGGATCTCGTCGAGATTGCCAGCTTCATTGCCCGCGACAATGTTCCAAGGGCGGTCACCTTTATCGACGAACTTGACGCGCCATCTGCAAAGCTCGGCGACTTTCCTGCGTCCGGGGGTGCTCGCTCAGACATCGTGTCGGACTGCGGTCCAAGCCGCACGGCAGTTACGTGA